The nucleotide sequence GAAATTTGGGCAAGTCGCGCCACGCGCATCGCCCGCATCGCTGTCGGGCTGCCACcggactcgccggagccggaggaggagtaggaggaggacTAGGCGGAGGGAAAAGAGTAGCATCTGGCTCCGTGGAGGATGACTAGGAGGCGAAGTAGTTAGAGCAGGAGCTGACGCCAGCTCCgggcttcaacatggagcaggAGGAGGCGGAGTTCCCCGTCGCCCAAGCGGACGAGATGGCGGAGCAGTAGGCCTTCCTAGAGTCCATCCAGGATTatgcctatgtggaggccaaccaaCGATTCATCAGGCAGGAACGGGCGTCGACCGATGCCCTCTTCCACGAGGTTGAAGCGGAGATGGATGTGCATGCCGCCGCGGAGGAGCCAGAGGAGCCGCATGAGCCGGAGCTGCAGCTACCGCCCATGTACCCGGCGCCGGGCACGGAGACAGTGGACATCTCCGACAAGGAGTGGCTAGTTGATCTTCGTAGTATGTaagttttttttgcatgtttttatatGAATTTAAGCCTGTGGGTGTTTGTAGGGTCGAATTTACCAAgttcggctgtagatgctctaatatgCACTAACCCTATATGATGCTAATTCATGCAGAAATGAAATAAACATACAGATAAATAAACATGAAGATTACAACTAACAATTTAAAATGCATACACATTGAATTGAGACATGAGAAAATCTTAGACAGGTCGAATTTAGCAAGGCCATTTTATTTAATCAAAACAGGAACTTGCAAGTCAATAAATAAGGAAGTATATATACCTGTTTTGGTGATTAAATACAGTTCAGAAGATAAGAGTATATGTAATATGTATTAGCTAATATTGGTCACTTAAACCCGCAGACGTGCTCAGTTAGTGATGGAGCACGTCCGTTTTGACCCTTCATTTATGCATTTATGTATGCATGTAACTATGTCCTTTACATTCTTCCTAAATTATCCGGTTAAATACGTGTGATTGGTAGAGATGAAGAggaaaagagaaaagaaagaataaggatagtcatagtgggggtaacttaggtaaaattttgcttatgtggcatgtaattaataaggagagaggtgtttagagtaatataatatgttactgtaacatagcgcttcccgaaAAAAAATGaatctacaagctaataaataaaGACATTTATGACACTAATGTTATGTTATTTTGCATTATAAAAATAATACTTAAACTAATGTCATATGCATGTCATTAGTCTAAGTTACTCCTCACTATGACCAGACTAAAGAAGAAGATGGTCCGGGGTGTGCCGCATCGGATTGTCCGAGTCCGACAAATATGAGAATTTCCAGCCCGGTCATAGGACAAAGTGAGAGGTTCGATGGAgtgtgttttttcttttttctttttctgtttagaCATGACCGGGCAGTTTGATTGGACGTTTGAGGGATCCATTTGTAGACGGTGTAAGACACCGCCAGCCGCTGGCTCCGGTGCTGGTAAACATGGCACGTTGCTTTCTCGCAAGTCGGCAATTCGTGATGTCATGGAATTGCAATTGGGTTTTATTCCAAGACGGTTGACAAAAGCATGCGACACCTCCCGTTTCATTGCATCCGGCCACAATTTCCCAACAACCGAAACCGCTTCACTTTCTCCTCTCCCTCTGCTGTTTAATTGATCCTCCATTCCTCCTACCTGCCTCGGCGCCAACAGACCATCGCAGGGAGGAACGGAATCCCATCTCCCCCTGCCGCTGCTTTTTGTTGCCATGGACGGCGGCTACCGCTCCAAGTCGTACGCCAGCGGCCGCATGCAGATCGAGGCCTATACAGGCGGCGCGCGGCCGGACTTCCGGTCCTTGtcctacggcggcggcggggcgtcgtACCAGTACCAGTACGAGTACGGCTCCGGAGCAGGGCAGGTGACgacggtggtggaggaggaggtgaagAGGAGCAAGTCTAAGCGGCGGTGGCTGGCGCTGGGTGACCCGGACATGGAGCGGAAGCGGCGGGTGGCGGCGTACAAGGCCTACGCCATGGAGGGCAAGGTGAAGGGATCCTTCCGCAAGAGCTTCAGATGGATCAAGGACCGCTATCTGCACCTCGTCTACGGCGTGTCCTagctactagcagtagcgcagGCAAGGAACAGCACAGAGCAGATCGATCGAGCTGCAAGAAACAAATTTCTCCTTTGTTGTTTATACTCTACTTGTTTGTGATGCTTGATCAAGGTCAGTAAAGATAGGTAAACATATTCCTctgcttttttcttcttcttcttcatgatGTCAATGACTGTCGTGTAAGTTGTATGTATCTGAAAGAAGTTTTGCAGTTCAATTCTTCAACGAATCAATCGACAAAGTGGGTGGTTTGCATACGCGGTTGCTGTTGATGTTTGGTTTTTCCTTATTTCTATTTTATGATGGACCAATATAAACATCAACAACTTCAAATTAGACTAAGTTTTAGATTTACATTAGCTGGTTCTATGAGTTGTTGTTGTTTGGTTTTATGATTTATTTAGTCAATTATTGTGTTCTTCCCTCGCAAAAAAAATTATTGTGTTCTTACGAACTGGTCAGATTAGCTTGCTCTGCGATTGCGTGGAAGGGTGAACGGAAACCTGTATTCTTATGCCAGCTCCATGGCTGTGACATAGCCTACTTTTGACGAGGTCCCAGCCTCAACCTAATCCAGCTTACGAAGACCAAATGACGGGAAACTCAAGTGTTTTTTTATGGATTTCATTAACTTTAAACGAATCGTCAAGGGGTTAAAAACACAATGAACTTACATCCAATCTTTGCATATTAGAATGAACATATAAACAATACAAACGCACAAAGACAAAATATTACGCTCTCGACCACGCCTCTCTTCGTACGTAGCCTGAGAATTGCCCACTTCCACCCCTATCAATGCAATGGTATGCAtcttgagaaaattccttatttgacactgtcttAAAATTTAGTTCCTTATTTGACCCTGGAAAAAATTTTCTTCCCTATTTAACACTAgtcctaaattttattccctatacgacacttccgtccattttaagcctaaatgacacctgaaaagacgatTTTGCCTCTCATGCGGTatatgtgtgtgcgcgcgtgtgtgttgttgcgtgtgtgggtgcacgcgcacatgtgtgctgctgctgcatgtGTGTGTGAATGTGTGCTGCTGCGTGTATGTTTGctactgcgtgtgtacgtgtgcaCGTGTGTATTGTTGCGTGCCTATGTGCTGTCTGcgtgtgtgtgtgctgcgtgcgtgTGTGTTGCTGCGTGCGTGTGCGCGTGCATGTGTGTTGCTGCGCGTGTGTCCGTGTGTGTACGCGCGTGCGTGTTGttgcgtgtgtgtgcgcgcgtacgtgtgttggtgcatgtgtatgtgttgctGCGTGTATGCTCCTGCCCTCGCACTGATGCTGTGTGTGCGCTATTGCCCCCcacacacataccacatgaggggcaaaagagtcttttcatgtgtcatttaggctcaaaatgaaCGAAAATGTCATATAGGAAATAAAATTTAGAACTTGTGtcaaatagaaaaaaaaattcagTGTCAAATAAGAAAGCAGATTTTAAGATAGtatcaaataaggaattttctcatgCATCttagcgtattcgcgaaaaaaacacCAACGCACAAAGACAAAATATCGCACTGGCAACTGGCACATTTTTTGTCGGCTGGGTAGTGTCGGGCTATGCACACAATAAAACATGTATTGCACACGGTTTGGTTGATTTCATCCTCCTAATCTAGCTGTAAGGAAACACAATCATTTTCTATCAAGAAGAATTAGTGTCACCTCTTATTCATGTGGTGAACTTACCTCACATGAGAGAGGAGTGttgaaggaaaaagagaaagatcGGCCCGACGTAGAAGGTGTGACAGCCCTCCAATGCTCATTCAGCGGTCACAAAATCGACTAGGTGCGAGTAATTTTTCAGGCGACTGACACCACGAGTGTGACATGTTTTTACAGTCAGTAGGAAGATGTGGATATACTCATCTACACCCTTCAAATCAAAAAGCATACAACACAAAAGTTATGTGAAACAATAAGATGAAGCTAGTGGTCAAATAAAATTTCAGACGGTCGACGGGGTGCAAAGATTTTGCCAAAATTCATCGATTCATAACATACACACATGAACACGTTTGTGCAGTCCTATACGAGATGTAGATCTACTCGTCAACAACCGTCGTAATGAAAACATACAACACAAAAGTTGTGTGAAACAGTAAGATGAAGCTAGTGGTCAAATGAAAATTTCAAACGGTCAACCTGTGCGAGCATTTTACCAAATTCATTAGTTCATAACATGCACACATGAACACATTCGTTAGTTCAGTAGAAGATGCAGATCTACTCGTCTATGATCGTGAAAACAGAAAATATATTGTATGAAAGTCTGGTGAAACGTTGAGATGAAGCTAGTGGTAAAAGGAAATTTCAAATGGTCGATCACGTGCGAAGAATTTGCCTAAATTCGTCTAAAGAACCTCCAAACATGAGCACGAAATTGAAGATCTATAATCCATGAAATCAGTAGCCGATTGCCTGATGGCCCCTCAACAGCGATGCACCTTTCTCGTGTATAGCTTATTTCAAATTGAAACACGTTTTGTAGGATAGAAGGGATTATGCGAAGGGGATTAAGGAACATGAGGAGAATAGAGCATGTGAAAATCCCACGTACACTATGTGCGAGCTCGCACCCAAAGACCCATCCACATGCCCTATAGGTTGCTCCCCTCAGGCCCGACTTGCTATTCGACCATTCCTCCGGAGCCAGGGCCAGAGGTGCTTTAAGTTTTGTGCGGGCCAAGTTTCTGATGCAGTTCAGACATCCAAAGCCAAAAAAACGCATCCTCGGGGCTGGTCGGTCTTCATGCAGGTTACCAAACACGCCATAAACCTATACCTAGGTGGAGCAAAAGGAAAACTTCGAAGCGATAAGAAGAATGATCAACAAGTTCGAAGCGATAAGAAGAATGATCAACAAGCTATAGTAGCAACCATATCTACACCGATCatctttgtgaaggaaatatgcactagaggcaataataaagttgttattttatatctccttatatcatgataaatgttaattattaatgctagaattgtattaactggaaacttgatacatgtgtggatacatagacaaaacaccgtgtccctagtaagcctctactagactagctcgttaatcaaagatggttaagtttcctaaccataaacatgtgttgtcatttgatgaatggggtcacatcattaggagaatgatgggatggacaagacccatccgttagcttagcatattgatcgtttagttttattgctattattttcttcatgtcaaatacatattccttcgactatgagattatgcaactcccggataccggaggaataccttgtgtgctatcaaacgtcacaacgtaactgggtgattataaagatgctctacaggtatctccgaaggtgtttgttgagttgtcatagatcaagattaggatttgtcactccgagtatcagagaggtatctttgggccctcttggtaatgcacatcataagaagccttgcaagcaaagtgactaatgagttagttacaagatgatgtatttgaaggaaatatgccttagaggcaataataaattgttattttagatttccttatatcatgataaatgtttattattcatgatagaattgtattaactagaaacttgatacatgtgtggatacatagagaaaatactatgtccctagtaagcctctactagactagctcgttaaatcaaagatggttaattaagtttcctaaccatagacatgtgttgacatttgatgaacgagatcacatcattaggagaatgatgtgatggacaagacccattcgttagcttagcatattgatcgttcagttttattgctattgctttcctcatgtcatatacatattcctttgactatgagattatgcaactccctgataccggagaaataccttgtgtgctatcaaacgtcacaacgtaactgggtgattataaagatgctctacaggtatctccgaaggtgtttgttgggttggcatagatcgagattaggggtcactccaagtattggagaggtatctctgggccctctcggtaatgcacgtcataataagccttgcaagaaaagtgagtaatgagttagttgtgggatgatgtagtacgaaacgagtaaagggacttgccggtaacgagat is from Triticum aestivum cultivar Chinese Spring chromosome 3A, IWGSC CS RefSeq v2.1, whole genome shotgun sequence and encodes:
- the LOC123058345 gene encoding uncharacterized protein, coding for MDGGYRSKSYASGRMQIEAYTGGARPDFRSLSYGGGGASYQYQYEYGSGAGQVTTVVEEEVKRSKSKRRWLALGDPDMERKRRVAAYKAYAMEGKVKGSFRKSFRWIKDRYLHLVYGVS